The sequence below is a genomic window from Colletotrichum destructivum chromosome 4, complete sequence.
cccatcccccttcATTTCTTCAAATACCTctcaaaagaaaaaaaagaagaagaaaaaaaatcaaTGCTGATGAAAATGATTACCCCCGCCGACAGGCAAGGTCAAGCCAACCACTTTGTCAGGTTCGCCAAGGAGAGGATCCCCTACCCGACGCAGCGCTACGTGGGCGAGACCGAGCGGCTGTTCGGCGTCCTCAACACCCACCTCGACGCGCGCGATTTCGTCGTCGGCCCGGGCCGTGGTCGCTACAGCATCGCCGACATCTCGATGATCGGCTGGGTCCAAGCGGCCCCCatggccggcatcgacatcaaccAGTTCCCGTCCGTCAAGGCGTGGCTGGAAAGGTGCCTGGAGAGGCCCGCCGTCCAGCGAGGCATCCGGATCCCGGACGCCCCCTTCATGTCTGTCGCCAGCATGGAGAAGAGGCTgcaggaagacgaggaccttgccaagaaggaggccgaggtcaagaAGCAGATTGACGATGCCAAGAAGGCCTATGGCTATGTTTACTCATCGCCATAAACGAAAGGGCTAGTAATGATCGTCTAGTTCCCCCCCAAAACCCCGGAAGAGCCCGGGCGGGTGCTATAATAGTATAAGCCTTTGAAGATGACTGTCCTCTTGTTTCCTATCTCGCGTCTACGGTCAACAATTTGTTCTCATCAGGGGTACAGCGTCAGGTATTGGAGTATTCCGAACGTCAAGCTTACTAAGGTCTCTCATATCTTCGGACTCATCCTTTCTTTCTTACTCCACCCTCAAGTCTCATGAACAAACAAATCAATCTCCTCCTTTCGTCTACGAAAATGTCTTCTTCCATCCCTTTCCCCAACGACTTGGATAACCTCTTCCCACAAAGGCTTGGTGAGCTTGGTGTGCTGGAAGACATCATACAGCGGTTGCGTGACGATGTCTGGCGTGGTGTGGACAGCAACGCCGGCAAGGATGA
It includes:
- a CDS encoding Putative glutathione S-transferase, Thioredoxin-like superfamily, glutathione transferase family, which codes for MAAAARPTGLIAKKGIELLTFGTPNGYKASIILEELKEAYGLPFVVQSVNIMQNIQKEPWFTALNPNGRIPVIVDHDNEQLAVFEGSAILSYLTRRYDTEHRFSFAASDNDYTRAETWIGWQHGGLGPMQGQANHFVRFAKERIPYPTQRYVGETERLFGVLNTHLDARDFVVGPGRGRYSIADISMIGWVQAAPMAGIDINQFPSVKAWLERCLERPAVQRGIRIPDAPFMSVASMEKRLQEDEDLAKKEAEVKKQIDDAKKAYGYVYSSP